From Falco cherrug isolate bFalChe1 chromosome 4, bFalChe1.pri, whole genome shotgun sequence, one genomic window encodes:
- the LOC129735941 gene encoding uncharacterized protein LOC129735941 gives MRRGRGAGLAGLAALLLVAVGRAQVQQEPSAETTEDTGIAISCSHPSIGTGDLIYWYRQLPGRGPAFITSGHKGSREVQDPPGRMSVATDRRSSALWLARPRRRDAAVYYCAVGDTGLGAGAAAGHEPRRPGPGVCVGGGGTAPAGPARGRCRLAPPGRGRFPPPPAAPAPAPGSAGAPCSRCPGSAPLLLEGCCASVLRGSKQPRLGRAARGA, from the exons atgcggcggggccggggcgcagggctggcggggctggccgcgctgctgctgg tggctgtgggcagagccCAGGTGCAGCAGGAGCCGTCGGCAGAGACCACCGAGGACACCGGCATCGCCATCAGCTGCTCACACCCCAGCATAGGGACAGGAGACTTAATCTACTGGTACCGCCAGCTCCCGGGCCGAGGCCCCGCATTCATCACGAGCGGTCACAAAGGGTCCAGAGAGGTGCAGGACCCTCCGGGGCGGATGTCGGTGGCGACAGACCGCCGGTCCAGCGCCCTGTGGctcgcccggccccggcgcagGGACGCGGCGGTGTATTACTGCGCCGTGGGAGACACGGGGCTCGGagccggggctgcggccgggcaCGAACCtcggcggccggggccgggcgtgtgtgtcgggggcggggggacagccccggccgggcccgccagggggcgctgccgcctcgccccgcccggccgcgggcGCTTCCCGCCACCGCCtgcggcaccggcaccggcaccgggatCAGCGGGTGCCCCTTGCAGTCGCTGCCCGGGCTCAGCACCTCTCCTCCTCGAGGGCTGCTGCGCATCGGTGCTCCGAGGCAGCAAACAGCCGCGCTTGGGCCGCGCTGCACGGGGAGCCTGA
- the LOC129736073 gene encoding LOW QUALITY PROTEIN: uncharacterized protein LOC129736073 (The sequence of the model RefSeq protein was modified relative to this genomic sequence to represent the inferred CDS: deleted 1 base in 1 codon), with protein sequence MRRGRGAGLAGLAALLLVAVGRAQVQQEPSAETTEDTGIAISCSHPSIRTEESIVWYRQLPGRGPALITSGHKGSREVQDPPGRMSVAADRRSSALWLARPRRRDAAVYYCAVETRGSEPGLRPGTNLGGRGRACVSGAGGQPRPGPPGGAAASARPAAGASRHRLRHRHRDQRVPLAVAARAQHLSSSRAAAHRCSEAANSRAWAALHGEPERVCARQRGAACFPPRARACPARGQSLAGTVASPGLSEKACRHCPATPSQRGPIPIQATSGCFSSCQGC encoded by the exons atgcggcggggccggggcgcagggctggcggggctggccgcgctgctgctgg tggctgtgggcagagccCAGGTGCAGCAGGAGCCGTCGGCAGAGACCACCGAGGACACCGGCATCGCCATCAGCTGCTCACACCCCAGCATACGGACAGAAGAGTCGATAGTGTGGTACCGCCAGCTCCCGGGCCGAGGCCCCGCACTCATCACGAGCGGTCACAAAGGGTCCAGAGAGGTGCAGGACCCTCCGGGGCGGATGTCGGTGGCGGCAGACCGCCGGTCCAGCGCCCTGTGGctcgcccggccccggcgcagGGACGCGGCGGTGTATTACTGCGCCGTG GAGACACGGGGCTCGGagccggggctgcggccgggcaCGAACCtcggcggccggggccgggcgtgtgtgtcgggggcggggggacagccccggccgggcccgccagggggcgctgccgcctcggcccgcccggccgcgggcGCTTCCCGCCACCGCCtgcggcaccggcaccgggatCAGCGGGTGCCCCTTGCAGTCGCTGCCCGGGCTCAGCACCTCTCCTCCTCGAGGGCTGCTGCGCATCGGTGCTCCGAGGCAGCAAACAGCCGCGCTTGGGCCGCGCTGCACGGGGAGCCTGAGAGGGTCTGTGCAAGGCAGCGGGGCGCAGCGTGTTTCCCACCACGCGCTCGTGCTTGCCCAGCACGGGGTCAGAGCCTTGCGGGTACCGTGGCGTCCCCTGGCCTGTCTGAAAAGGCCTGCCGGCATTGTCCCGCAACGCCTTCCCAGAGGGGACCGATTCCCATCCAGGCCACCTcaggctgcttctcctcttGCCAAGGATGCTGA